The nucleotide sequence AATCGCGACGTGGGTTAAACGCCTGCGGGACAAGCACCAGCTCAACTTTGTCATCGCCAATGCGGAAAATGCCGCCGCCGGGGCCGGCATCACCGGATCCATCGCGCGCACGCTGTTGGAACAGGGCATTGATGCCATCACCCTGGGAGACCACGTCTGGGATCAACGCGGCTGGGAGCACGAGATCGACGGTTTGCCGAAGGTGTGTCGTCCCGCGAATCTGCCCACCGACTGCCCCGGGCGCGATCACGTCGTGCTGGAGAGCAAGGGGTTTCGACTGGCTGTTTTTACGGTGCTGGGGCGCACGTTTTTGAACATGAAATCGGACTGCCCGTTTCATTGCGCGGACGCCATGTTGACCAAAACCGTGGGAGCCGGGACGGCTGATGCGGCGTTGGTGGAGATACATGCCGAGGCGACGTCGGAGAAAATCGCGCTGGGTTGGCATCTGGACGGTCGCGCGATGGGCGTGCTCGGCACCCACACGCACGTGCCGACAGCCGACGCCGAGGTGCGGCCGAAAGGCACCGCCTACATCAGCGATGTCGGCATGACCGGTCCCTATCACAGTGTGCTGGGCCGTCAGGTGGAGCCGGTCGTGGGTCGGTTTCTCGACGGCATGCCGCGTCGGTTCGGCGTCGCCGAAGATGACACGCGCCTCTCGTCGGTATTAATCGAATACGACCCGGTCACCAAA is from Synoicihabitans lomoniglobus and encodes:
- a CDS encoding TIGR00282 family metallophosphoesterase: MIRILFIGDIVGRPGRDKIATWVKRLRDKHQLNFVIANAENAAAGAGITGSIARTLLEQGIDAITLGDHVWDQRGWEHEIDGLPKVCRPANLPTDCPGRDHVVLESKGFRLAVFTVLGRTFLNMKSDCPFHCADAMLTKTVGAGTADAALVEIHAEATSEKIALGWHLDGRAMGVLGTHTHVPTADAEVRPKGTAYISDVGMTGPYHSVLGRQVEPVVGRFLDGMPRRFGVAEDDTRLSSVLIEYDPVTKRATSCELLVVK